A part of Bacillus rossius redtenbacheri isolate Brsri chromosome 1, Brsri_v3, whole genome shotgun sequence genomic DNA contains:
- the LOC134527610 gene encoding uncharacterized protein LOC134527610, with protein MADSNEESETGEVFISVTEALKLINQPFDGTKNKLKEFCDNVDTAFDLVNPERHRVLLKFVKSKIVGDAKAKILVRENTDTWEEVKEILEENYAVRRTLDFYACRLFNARQGSHEPVVNWGSRVDTMVTELKEAALKVCTRPQENGAMALIQHLARACFVQGLSVERIQTVIRSKGAQIETLGLAVESALEEESNLLSLKERIRPPMLKVGDTVTRRPSCSNCGKGGHTLEKCFLRKPDKNKGWKKYVHVGELFCKNCNTTGHTDANCRRKQRDDRKTFQPYKEERNRGNSTCFECGKPGHYARNCFNKYGKYNNTNFAKGNDYPNQYRYDQRNHKELGYINKGGREDRPSYTESRLWKHGENAGN; from the coding sequence ATGGCTGACAGTAACGAGGAAAGTGAAACTGGGGAAGTTTTTATTTCCGTAACAGAGGCGTTAAAATTGATAAATCAACCATTTGATGGTACAAAAAACAAACTCAAAGAATTTTGCGATAATGTTGACACGGCTTTTGATCTGGTGAACCCAGAACGTCATAGAGTGCtgttaaagtttgtaaaatcaaAAATAGTTGGGGACGCGAAAGCCAAAATTTTAGTCCGCGAAAACACTGATACTTGGGAAGAGGTAAAAGAAATTTTAGAGGAGAATTATGCGGTTCGCAGAACTTTAGATTTCTACGCTTGTCGGTTATTTAATGCTCGACAGGGATCACATGAGCCTGTTGTAAACTGGGGTAGCCGAGTCGATACAATGGTAACTGAACTTAAGGAGGCGGCCTTAAAGGTATGCACCCGCCCGCAAGAAAACGGGGCAATGGCCTTAATACAACATTTGGCTAGAGCCTGCTTCGTACAAGGGTTATCTGTTGAAAGAATTCAAACAGTTATTCGGAGCAAGGGCGCTCAAATTGAGACTCTAGGGTTAGCTGTAGAATCGGCACTAGAGGAGGAGTCGAATCTTTTGTCTCTTAAGGAGAGAATTAGACCCCCAATGTTAAAAGTAGGAGATACGGTAACAAGAAGGCCCAGTTGCTCGAATTGCGGAAAAGGCGGACACACACTAGAAAAATGTTTCTTACGAAAACCCGATAAAAATAAAGGATGGAAAAAATATGTACACGTAGGAGAgctattttgtaaaaattgtaacACTACAGGACACACAGACGCGAATTGTCGACGTAAACAAAGAGATGACAGAAAGACTTTTCAGCCCTACAAAGAGGAGAGAAACAGGGGAAACTCCACATGCTTTGAGTGCGGTAAACCGGGACATTATGCCCGAAACTGCTTTAACAAATACGGAAAATACAACAATACCAATTTTGCAAAAGGAAATGATTACCCAAATCAGTACAGGTATGACCAAAGAAATCACAAGGAATTAGGATATATTAACAAAGGAGGGCGAGAGGATAGACCTTCCTATACTGAATCGCGATTATGGAAACATGGGGAAAACGCGGGAAACTAA